In one Rutidosis leptorrhynchoides isolate AG116_Rl617_1_P2 chromosome 8, CSIRO_AGI_Rlap_v1, whole genome shotgun sequence genomic region, the following are encoded:
- the LOC139861871 gene encoding ultraviolet-B receptor UVR8-like has protein sequence MAVNDNTAVIAWGSGEDGQLGLGDNEEKDLISSVTSLNSVTVTSVVAGSRNSLAVCDDGKLFMWGWNQRGTLGHQPSTKTENVPSQVKALDKVKIVQATIGGWHCLAVDDQGRAYAWGGNEYGQCGEELEKKGESGRTLRRDILIPQRCASKLSVRQVAAGGTHSVVLTREGHVWTWGQPWPPGDIKQISTPVRVQGLEKVKMIAVGAFHNLALLEDGNLWVWGNNEYGQLGTGDTQPRSLPVPVQGLSGVKLVDVAAGGWHSTALTDKGEVYGWGRGEHGRLGFGEDKSSKMVPQQVQLLAGEDIIQVSCGGTHSVALTRDGRMFSFGRGDHGRLGYGKKVTTGHPSEVPIDLSPPKDNRGNEPGRWCAKYVACGGRHTLAIVEWHPTYADELI, from the exons ATGGCCGTCAATGATAACACCGCCGTTATCGCCTG GGGTTCAGGTGAAGACGGGCAACTAGGACTCGGAGACAACGAAGAAAAAGATTTGATTTCCTCCGTCACATCTCTTAATTCCGTCACCGTTACTTCCGTCGTCGCCGGTAGCCGTAACTCTCTCGCCGTTTGCGATGACGGCAAG TTGTTTATGTGGGGTTGGAATCAAAGAGGGACGTTAGGGCATCAACCGTCGACTAAAACTGAGAACGTTCCTAGTCAAGTTAAAGCTCTTGACAAAGTCAAGATTGTTCAGGCAA CTATTGGTGGTTGGCATTGTTTGGCTGTCGATGATCAAGGCCGCGCTTATGCTTGGG GTGGGAATGAGTATGGACAGTGTGGTGAAGAGCTTGAGAAGAAAGGCGAATCTGGTAGGACTTTGAGGCGAGATATTTTGATTCCTCAACGATGTGCATCAAAGCTTTCAGTTCGCCAG GTAGCTGCTGGCGGCACACATTCGGTGGTGCTGACACGCGAAGGACATGTATGGACATGGGGTCAACCATGGCCACCTGGAGACAT AAAACAAATTTCAACACCTGTGCGAGTACAAGGTCTCGAGAAGGTTAAGATGATTGCAGTTGGGGCTTTCCACAATCTGGCTCTTCTTGAGGATGGAAACTTATGGGTTTGGGGAAACAATGAATACGGACAGTTGGGAACAGGGGATACTCAACCGAGATCACTTCCGGTTCCTGTTCAAGGGTTGTCTGGAGTCAAGTTG GTTGATGTTGCTGCCGGAGGTTGGCATTCTACTGCTCTTACAGATAAAGGAGAG GTGTACGGGTGGGGCCGAGGGGAACATGGAAGACTCGGATTTGGAGAGGATAAAAGCAGTAAGATGGTCCCACAGCAAGTTCAGCTACTAGCCGGCGAAGATATCATCCAGGTGTCATGTGGTGGGACCCATTCTGTTGCGTTAACACGTGATGGTCGTATGTTTTCT TTTGGTAGGGGAGATCATGGAAGATTAGGATACGGTAAAAAAGTAACAACAGGCCATCCATCAGAAGTACCTATTGACCTTTCGCCCCCAAAAGACAACCGTGGTAATGAACCAGGACGATGGTGCGCTAAATACGTGGCTTGCGGGGGCCGTCATACACTCGCGATCGTTGAATGGCACCCTACTTACGCAGATGAGCTGATCTAA
- the LOC139861872 gene encoding membrane protein PM19L-like → MEVGKIGRGLMVPMLAANFVIYIIMVGLAAWSLDKYIDGQQDHPHLGGNPSTTYMLDFAILGGATGLCSLVIGFMHQRAWHSASLGSASSSAFIAWAITAVAFGFAWKEIRMGGRRGKRLQTLELFITISTFSQLLYLMLLHAGLFSKKYGPDYLSHKDETVIHRVPNESQPSTSSLE, encoded by the exons ATGGAAGTAGGAAAGATTGGTAGAGGTTTAATGGTGCCAATGTTGGCAGCCAACTTTGTGATTTATATAATAATGGTTGGACTTGCTGCCTGGTCTCTTGACAAGTACATCGATGGTCAACAGGACCACCCTC ACCTAGGAGGGAATCCATCTACAACATACATGTTAGATTTTGCAATATTAGGAGGTGCAACCGGATTGTGCTCACTGGTAATCGGATTCATGCATCAACGAGCATGGCATAGCGCCAGTTTGGGTAGTGCTTCGTCTTCAGCGTTTATTGCTTGGGCCATTACTGCTGTTGCCTTTGG TTTTGCTTGGAAGGAAATCAGAATGGGAGGACGAAGAGGAAAACGCCTG CAAACACTGGAATTATTCATCACGATATCAACTTTCAGCCAGCTGTTGTATCTAATGCTCCTACACGCAGGACTATTTAGCAAAAAGTACGGACCAGATTATCTGAGTCACAAGGACGAAACCGTCATTCACCGTGTGCCCAACGAGTCTCAGCCCAGCACCTCCTCTTTGGAATAA